GGTTCTGCCCAGACCCCTTCAGCCAGAGGGATCCTGTTAAGACATACTGAATAAAACACATCATGTTGCTCCTTACCTCACAACCCCCCCAAAGGTTTCTCACCCAAATTCTCACCCTAGCACACAAGGCTCTGCATATAATCCACCCATGCTCCTCACTCAGCCAGCTCCAGTCACAGGGGCCTCCTCAAAGCTCCCCATAAGGGCCAGGCACTCTCCCTATCTTTATGCTGGCTGTTCACTACCCCTGGGACAGGCTTTCTCACCTCCCTCAGGACTCTGGTCAAATGTGTCAACTAAAATAgacccctccctgcagcccctaACCTGTCCTTCTTCGCAGTCACCTCCCAAAATGGCTTCCCCCTTTCAtctgtgtctgtttccttccacaatggcagggagcatgcATGGTCTGTTCTGTTCACTGCAGCAGCCACAGGGCACAGAAAAACCCAGGCACACCAGAGGTGCTCAGTGTCTTCTGATCTGAACAAACTGACAGCTTTGGCCCAGCCCAAATGGGACTGTGAAGAGACACTGAACAAGAACACCCAACAGTGGGGGGGAAGTCAGGGGTGAGACCTGAGGAGAGTTCAGGCCTACAGGAGGTGATGCACCCTCGTTCTCCCCCTACACCCCCAAATCCCTCCCTCACTGGGCCAGATCCAGGCTTTGGTGGGTGCAGTGCCAGCCATGAGGGGTGGGCTTAGGTTGGAGAACAGCAAAGAAGGCAAACCAAGCACACAGCTCCAGCACTAGGTCAAGTTCTTTACTTCCCAGAAGTGATGGctaaagggagggaggagagggtgagaagaggaagacagaaagagccagagagagggaggagctgGGAAGACAGGGGACAGTAAACCACTGTTCTATGAAGTCTCAGGAGGCAAGTGCTCAAGGTAAAAAAGAGTCCTGGAGAATTGTCCGCAGCTGCGGCAGCTGCGGGAAGCATCTCGGTTTCCTTCTGTATATAAGTCCTTGGGGGAAAAAGGCTGCCGCGCTGCCGCTGCATTAAATAGTTATGTACATCGCAGAGTCCCAGGCCgtgggcaggcagggaggggggtCATTTCACCAGGGGCCGAGTTTTATCATCATCGCCGCACTGGTGGGCTTTGTACTTTTTCACCTCTGCCATGTACTTGGCCCATGCATCACCTTTACTTGTTAATAcctgttggggggaggggagggacacaCGGGGGTTGGGAAGGAGATGCCAAGGAGGCCAGGAACCAGGGTCAGGACTGTCCTGAGACAGCTGACCCACCCACAGAGTCACCGCAAAGGTCTTGGGTGTGAGGTAAAGATATGGAGAATCAAGTTATCTGGGAACTTTGTTGAaagccctcctcccccacccagtaCACCCATCCAAGGGCTAGATACTGAGGAGGGAGGGACAGGGCACCTGGGCCAGGAACTGAGGCTGGAAGGAAAAGGCAACGTGGGCGGCCCCCCATACCCAGCCTGCTCACCTCATCCTCCGTCTTCTGCTTCTTGGCTACTATTCCCGTCTTGAGGGCTAGTTTGTTCCCGCCTCTGCGCTTGCCCACCTGGGTGAAGGGACAGAAGACTGCAACGGTTACAGGAGCCGGGGCCCGCCCTTGGCGGCGCTGAGGCCCACTACACCTTCCTAGCCCGGCCCGGTGGCCCGTCCCGACGCCACGCCCAGCTCCACCAGCCGGCCGACCTGcgcagcaatcagagaggagCACACGCGACTCAGCGCCTGCCCTGGGCCCATGATGCCCAGGCAGTCCTGGGCCCCCGGGCTGCCCTCCCAGGGAGAGAAAAGAATTCCCACATCGGTGGGGACGAGCGCTGTCCTCACCCTCCCCTAGTAGAAACCACACAGGCAGCAACAGCTccctttattgagcacttactgtatgctaAGCCCTGTGCCAAGTGCTTTGGATATACTATCTCCTTCCATTTTCACAGTCACCTTACGATGAAGGTTACCATCCCCAttgtaaagatgaggaaacatCTCTGAAAAGGAGAAGCCTGTATCCTGGATCATGCCAACAGCAAACAGTGGAGCTGGATTCAGGGTGAGGTGTGTCTAGGCCACAGAGCAGCATCCTTAACCACCAAGCAACACTGTTGCCCTACATGTAACCGGGCCCGGCCTCTTTGAGGATGCTCCTGCAAATGGCCCCTTGCTGAACAAATGAAACAGGCAGTGACAACTACTGCTATTCTCACTCACAGAGGGGCACTCGGCCTCCACCCAGTTCTCACACCAGCCCAGGTCCTGCCACTTCCCCTTCCTCAAACATAAGTCTTACTCTGAACTTTCATCCTGGTCCTCTGTTTTCTCCCACAGACTTGAGGGTTTCTTGTGCCCCAGGGGCTGCAACAGGCTTTACGGACATCCCATCCCTATCCCTCAGCCAGGCATTAAGTGACCTGTGCTGCTGGGACTATTCTCACACTCATTTCTGACGGATGAAGAAACCTGACCCCCAGTTCGTTACTCTCACACCACACTTTTCTCTCCATACCACAGGAACTTGCTCTCAACACCAGAGACAAAGCAAGCTCAGAGTTGACAATCAATATAGGTACCATTTCTTTGGCCTAGAGTTTCTCAATCGCATATACTAGTGACATTTTGAACTGGATCATTTTTGTTGGGGAGGGGGAGACGGTTGTTCTGCACATTGTAGGATGTTGAGCACCATTCCTGCCCTCTACTCATAAATGTCAATAGCACTCCCTCCCCCAGTTCTGACAACCAAAATATCTCCAGACTTTGCCAAATGTGGGGATGATGTGCGGAGAATcgtccccagttgagaaccactggtttagccCTTCCTATAAGAAAGGCCCAGTGCTAATCACATCAGAAGATGCGATGATGCCCATTTCTGCAAGCAGGGAAAATGAGGTTAGGCCACATCAGACGCCCCAGGAAAGCAGAGATGCCTGTCATAATCAACACAGCATACCCATGACCTAGCACACTGCCCAGCAAAAGgtaaggtgctcaataaatggacaCTGGACGAATGAGACTCAGGGAAGTCCAGCAAATCTCCTAGGGTCACACAGTAAGCAGTCTGAGTCtctcatccacacagctcagagtcCAGACTTGACTATGCCCCCCATCCCCACAGTGGGAGATGGTCCCAGTATCCAAAGTTCGGGATTCCACTCAAACAGGAATCCTGGTATCCTGGTTTCCCCATCCTCGGAGCGCTGTTAATAATGGAATTCCCCCCAGCTCCCAGTTCTTGCGGGCATACTGCAGGGGTCCCCACCTCCGCCCCCAGACCTCTCTCGTCGAGAATCCAGTTTCCGAATCCTCAGCGGGTGACCCGGACGGCTCCCTCATCGGGGTCGGAGGGTGGACCTGGATCCCGATCCCCTTTCTCGAGCCCGATTCCCCCTGCCAAGGAAGGCCCTGgcgcccgcccccacccccgcggCTCCTTACGAAGCTGAGCGTAGGGCCCGGGCCGCCCTTCCTCTTCGGATCCCCGAGacccgcggcggcggcggtggccggCTGGTCGGTTCGCTGCGGGCCCGGGGGCGGCTCTTCCTGCCGCTGCCGCTGCTCCTCCTCCATCTTCCGCTTGAACAGCTCCAGGAAGCTGCCGTCGTTGGCGAACAAGTTCACGCCGCCCGACACCGGGCTCGAACCCGAGCCCGACACTTCATCATCCCCGCTCTCGGGCGACGTCCCGGGCCCGGACTCAGCCCATCggctcccgccgccgccgccgcccgcgggGCCCGGCGCCTCCCGGCCCGGAGGTTCCGCCCGTCTCCCTCGGGCAGCCATTTTGTCGCCAGGTACCTCGCAAAGGATTCCGGGAAGGCCGCTCCGGGCCCGCGCTTGGCGCCAGACTTGCCTCGTCCCGGGCAATGCATGCCGGGAAGACCGGTCTGGCCCTCAGGCATCCGCAGTGGAGGCGGGGCATGAGGGGCGGGGTGAATGAGGAGCAAGGTTTGACGCTACGCGCCGGGGGGCagacgccccgccccgcccccgccccgcggaTCGTTATAGCCCTGCTAGACTCCCGCAGACGTTACGCAGAGAAGGTTTCTTCCGGAATGAGACTATTGTCTGCGCCTGGGGCTGTAGCGGGCTCTCGGAGTGAGGTTCCCGCTTGGGACTTGGGGGCGTATTAGCTTTTCGCAGCTAGAATCCACTTCTGGCACCAGGGATAATCTCAGTGAGGGATGGGACCTCGCCTGAGGCTGTGTGCTCAGCTGACACCTCGGAAGCTGGGTCCCTAACTAGAACTAACTAGAGGGCGTATCTAGCCTGGGCCCCCAGCATAGAAATGGGGGTGTCTCTGGATTGGGTACCTGTCTCTGGGGTGGAGCTTTTATTTGGGAATAgagacacagctgactccaaggAGCTGGGGTCCCCATTTGAAAGTCAGGGTATTATTTTATGTGCTAGAGTACTCAAATGAAACCGAGGATATTTCTAGGCTGGAGTCTCCATCTAAGAGTGTCCGCTGAGGGCCTGGGACCCAGCCTGTATTCCTGCCCAGGGCACAGTTTCAGAGAATTGGCTGAACTGGAGTTTCCCCTCGCACAGAGAGCAAACTGGAAGGAGGTTTTCGGGAACAGGGTCCCTTCTACGACAAGGAGCGCAGTTGCAAGAGTTGTCCCTGCCCTGTCCTGTCCTGCATGGGGGCTCAGGGCTCACTGGACAAGGACCTGCGGACCTCGCCCACAACTGGAGTCGCCCTCCCTCTAATCCACTAGCAGCCCCGTGACCGTCTCCAGCCAACGAATCGGTTTGTTTATGATTGGTTTGCGTCAGGAGCCCGGTGGTTCCCAGCCAATTGAATAACACAAGAGACGGACCTGAGGCGGTGTTGGGACCCAGGTTGGAGAATAGGGGGGGAATGATCGACATGAAGTTGAGCCTATGGAGTCAGGTCAGGGTGGACCTCGGATCTAACTTCTTGAAAAAGGTATGCAGCGGGTGTTTGGCCGGTTGCTAAGGCGAGGTTGCCGGCTACCGGGACCTGAGAGTGATTGGTAAAAGTAAGAAAAGATGTAGCCAATGAAAGGAGCGCTGCAAGACTTAGGGGCCAATCAATAAAGGGGAGTAGCCTGGGATGTACCAATATGTTAATTAGGCGGGGGGAGtctttgaagaaaatatagaCAAGAGGCTGAAAAACTGAACCTTGGAAGGGGAAGACGTTGGAAATATAGCTTCTATTAGCTCCTGAAAGTTAGGCCATGAGAAAATTGTTCAATCTTCTAGCCTTGATGGTGTTGTGATAGGAAATTTCCCCTGTAGGTGCTTTGCATGGTGCGCTCCGCTTGATCACGTGAGCCGTTTCCAAGATGGCGGCGGGGGTGGCCGGGTGGGGGGTTGAGGCAGAGGAGTTCGAGGATGCCCCTGATGTGGAGCCGCTGGAGCCCACGCTTAGCAACATTATCGAGCAGCGCAGCCTTAAGTGGATCTTCGTCGGGGGCAAGGGTGGTGTTGGAAAGACCACCTGCAGGTAAGGAGGCTGCGATGGTGGCCGGGAAAACGGGTGGGATGTACCACAGGGCGAAGGGGAGGCCAAGGACCGGGTCTTCCACCACCAGCCGTGcaagagggctgggctggggccttcCGGGTTGTACTCTTCGGAAGTTATCTGGAGCAGATGGAAGCTACCTCCTGAATACAGGCCTGTTCAAGGGCTGAACCACATTGGATCCAGCGCACGGGAGCCTGGAGAGCGTTTAGATGTCCCAATCAGCTAGACTGTACCAGAGTGAGCCCAGAGTAGGGGGAGGGGCAACGGGGCGACCTGTCCTAGTCTGGTGAACCTTGCCATTCTATGCCcacgtgggggtgggggtgggagtggaaggCAGGAGAGAGGGCACATGATCAGACTACCCATTCagctgggaagagggggaggggtccCCGGGGCAAATTACCCTGGACAAGTGGACTGAACTATCGAATTTAGCAGGAGGTGCAAAGGACCCCATAGCTTAGAGTTGAGGGAGGGGACACAGGGTCAAGTTGGCTGGATAGCTGGACCATGTTACtttgtgccaccaaggaagcagGCGGGACGGACACATTCAGTTGAACCTTACCACTATATAGCCAGCTGGAGGGCTCAGTAGGTGAGGTCTGATAGGGTCCCTCTGCAGGGATTGAGGCTTGATCCCACAGTCATCCGTACTCTTCTCTCAAGGCCCTTGCTGATCCAGGTCCCCTGCTCCTGGGACCCTTCTTCTCCCCATGCAGACCTAAGGAGCACAGCCTAACCCTTCACTTCCCACCTTTTGGCCTTTCCCTTGCCCAGCTGCAGCTTAGCAGTCCAGCTATCCAAGGGGCGGGAGAGTGTTCTGATCATCTCCACTGACCCAGCCCACAATATCTCTGATGCATTTGACCAGAAGTTCTCCAAGGTGCCTACCAAGGTCAAAGGCTATGACAACCTCTTCGCCATGGTGAGTGCAGCAGGGCTcagcgcccccccccccgccccagctcTGGCAAAGGCACCTTCAGGCCTTTCCTGTGAACACCCACCATCAGCTACCATGTCGTGCCCATTCTCCATCCTCTGTCTCTCCACTTTCACTCCTTCTTCAACATACCCACAGGGGAATGAGTGAGGAACGTTTGTGGAACAGAAAGGAAGCCAGAGTGACTGGAGCTTAGTGagcaagggaagggagggagacattGATCAGGACCACATGGTGTAGGACCTTGCAGCCCACTGAGATCAGTTTAGCTTTGTTTCCAAGTTAATGGGAAGCTGTTTGTTTTAAGCAGAGTAATGTCATGGCCAAATTCGTTTTCCAAAAAGTTCCCTGTAGTTCTCATGCAGAAATTGGATTGTAAGTCAAGGATGGAAACAAGGAGACTGGGACAGTGACCAGGCTAGGAATGATGGCAGCCCAAAATTGGGAGGAGGGGTGAGAAGTGGTCAAATTTGGGATGTATTTTGGAATTAAAGCAATTTAACTGCTTGGTTGTAATGggtgagagaaagaaatgaattaaGTATAAGTACATGTCTTAGTTGGCTCCCTGGGCAGCTGAGGTGGGGAAGACTGGGAGAGGAGCAGGTTTAGGAGGCCAAAAGTCAGGAATTTTATTTGGCCACAATGAGACCAAGGTGCCCACTGGTCATCCAAGTGGAGACATCAGGACAGCAGCTTAGTTATGTGAACCTAGAGCTCAGAGGAGGTTGGCGTTGATTTGAGAGTCATTGTCCCAAGGGTGGTATTTAAAGCTGTGTGAGTGAAGGAGCGCGTGAAAGAATAAAGAGGCCCAGAAACAACCCCGGGGGCACATCAGCATTTAGGGTCCAGCAGAGGAGGAAGAACCATTGAAAGAGGCCGAGAAGGAGCCACAGGTGAGGTGGGAGGAAAGCAAGAGAGTGTGGGCTCCTAAGCTCCAGGAGGACAAAGGGACTAGGGCAGAAAGGTTGTCGGCTCTAGCAGGCACATCA
This window of the Mesoplodon densirostris isolate mMesDen1 chromosome 3, mMesDen1 primary haplotype, whole genome shotgun sequence genome carries:
- the TRIR gene encoding telomerase RNA component interacting RNase isoform X2 — translated: MAARGRRAEPPGREAPGPAGGGGGGSRWAESGPGTSPESGDDEVSGSGSSPVSGGVNLFANDGSFLELFKRKMEEEQRQRQEEPPPGPQRTDQPATAAAAGLGDPKRKGGGQAQRREQTSPQDGNSSQEAEDGG
- the TRIR gene encoding telomerase RNA component interacting RNase isoform X1, producing the protein MAARGRRAEPPGREAPGPAGGGGGGSRWAESGPGTSPESGDDEVSGSGSSPVSGGVNLFANDGSFLELFKRKMEEEQRQRQEEPPPGPQRTDQPATAAAAGLGDPKRKGGPGPTLSFVGKRRGGNKLALKTGIVAKKQKTEDEVLTSKGDAWAKYMAEVKKYKAHQCGDDDKTRPLVK